The sequence below is a genomic window from Ottowia sp. SB7-C50.
TCTGGCGCAAAGCGGCGCGCTGGCGCAGGCTGACCAGGGGCGGCTGGACGTCACCTTCTGGCAGGGCGTGCTGCTGCAGTTCGTCAACATCAAGGCCTGGATGCTGGCGCTGTCCATCGTGGCCGGCTGGATCGGCGGGCAGCCCGACTGGACGGGCCGCCTGCTGGTCGTGCTGCCGGTGATGCTGGGCTACGCCTTTGCCAGCAACTTCCTGTATGCGCTGGTGGGGTCGATGCTGCGGCAATGGCTGGCGCAGGGCCGGCGCCTGTTGTGGTTCAACCGCGCGATGGCGCTGGCGCTGGTGGTCACCGCGCTGTGGATGGCCTGGAACGCGCTGGGCAGCGCCGCCGGGGTGCGGCTGCCGTGGCATGTGGGACAGGCGGTTTTCGGGGTGGCCGGGGCATGAGCGCTGGCACATCGCGCTGGGCGCTGCGCGCGCCGCAAGGTGATGCGCGCCTGGTGGCGGGCTTCTGGCTGGGCGTGCTG
It includes:
- a CDS encoding LysE family translocator, encoding MSWSEFTALLALATAVSFTPGPNTTLSTAIAANRGLRSAMHFVLAVPVGWAALLVLSALGVGALVLAVPVLRWGVLGLGVAYMLWLAARLAQSGALAQADQGRLDVTFWQGVLLQFVNIKAWMLALSIVAGWIGGQPDWTGRLLVVLPVMLGYAFASNFLYALVGSMLRQWLAQGRRLLWFNRAMALALVVTALWMAWNALGSAAGVRLPWHVGQAVFGVAGA